One window of the Ureibacillus sp. FSL W7-1570 genome contains the following:
- the tsf gene encoding translation elongation factor Ts, producing the protein MAITAQLVKELREKTGAGMMDCKKALVETNGDIEAAIDYLREKGLASASKKADRIAAEGTTYILTEGNEAIILEVNAETDFVAKNSQFQELVKNLAEQLLKAKPESLEAALEVKNEEGASIAEQISTAVATIGEKITLRRFEIRTKTDADAFGSYLHMGGRIGVLVVLEGTTNADAAKDIAMHIAAIKPKYISRDEVPAEEVERERKVLTEQALNEGKPENIVAKMVEGRLGKFFEQVCLLEQAFVKDSDQKVRDFVKSVGGNVASFVRYEVGEGIEKREDNFAEEVMSQVKGNK; encoded by the coding sequence ATGGCAATTACTGCACAATTAGTAAAAGAACTTCGTGAAAAAACGGGCGCAGGTATGATGGATTGCAAAAAAGCCCTTGTAGAAACAAACGGTGACATCGAAGCTGCCATCGATTACCTACGTGAAAAAGGTTTGGCTTCTGCAAGCAAAAAAGCTGACCGTATCGCGGCTGAAGGTACAACTTACATCTTAACTGAAGGAAACGAAGCGATCATTTTGGAAGTGAACGCTGAAACAGACTTCGTTGCGAAAAACAGCCAATTCCAAGAACTAGTAAAAAACTTGGCGGAACAATTATTAAAAGCTAAACCTGAGTCTTTGGAAGCTGCATTGGAAGTGAAAAACGAGGAAGGCGCAAGCATAGCGGAACAAATTTCAACTGCTGTTGCGACAATTGGTGAAAAAATCACTCTTCGCCGTTTCGAAATCAGAACAAAAACGGATGCAGATGCTTTTGGTTCCTACTTGCACATGGGCGGCCGCATCGGTGTATTAGTTGTTCTTGAAGGTACTACAAATGCTGATGCAGCGAAAGATATCGCGATGCACATTGCGGCAATCAAGCCAAAATATATCTCCCGTGATGAAGTGCCTGCGGAAGAAGTTGAACGTGAACGCAAAGTGTTGACTGAACAAGCATTGAACGAAGGAAAACCTGAAAACATTGTGGCAAAAATGGTTGAAGGTCGTCTTGGAAAATTCTTCGAGCAAGTTTGCTTATTAGAGCAAGCATTTGTTAAAGATTCTGATCAAAAAGTTCGTGATTTCGTGAAATCAGTTGGCGGTAACGTAGCTTCATTCGTTCGTTATGAAGTAGGAGAAGGCATCGAAAAACGCGAAGACAACTTTGCGGAAGAAGTTATGAGCCAAGTAAAAGGAAATAAATAA
- the pyrH gene encoding UMP kinase: MSVPQFKRVVIKISGEALAGEAGFGISPKIIKSVAEDIKEVVDLGVEVAVVVGGGNIWRGKIGSEMGMDRASADYMGMLATVMNSLALQDALEKLDVETRVQSSIVMTQVAEPYIRRKAVRHLEKGRVVIFAAGTGNPFFSTDTTAALRAAEIDADAILMAKNNVDGVYSADPKIHQDAVKYETLTYLEVIQQGLQVMDSTASTLCMDNDIPLIVFSIMEKGNIKRAVLGDKIGTVVRRNA, translated from the coding sequence ATGAGTGTGCCGCAATTCAAACGAGTAGTCATTAAAATAAGTGGTGAAGCATTGGCAGGAGAAGCAGGATTTGGCATCTCCCCAAAAATTATTAAATCAGTGGCCGAAGATATCAAAGAAGTAGTGGATCTTGGAGTGGAAGTTGCAGTTGTTGTTGGCGGAGGAAACATTTGGCGTGGTAAAATAGGTAGTGAAATGGGAATGGATCGTGCTTCTGCCGATTATATGGGAATGCTTGCAACTGTCATGAACTCCCTCGCATTGCAAGATGCTCTGGAAAAATTGGACGTGGAAACTCGTGTACAATCTTCTATTGTGATGACCCAAGTGGCGGAACCTTACATACGTCGAAAAGCGGTGCGTCATCTCGAAAAAGGGCGCGTCGTGATTTTCGCTGCTGGAACTGGAAATCCATTTTTCTCCACAGATACAACGGCTGCATTGCGGGCTGCCGAAATTGATGCGGACGCTATTTTAATGGCAAAAAATAATGTTGATGGCGTATATTCAGCGGATCCGAAAATTCACCAAGATGCAGTGAAATACGAAACACTCACTTATTTAGAGGTCATTCAGCAAGGTCTTCAAGTAATGGATTCCACAGCTTCCACATTATGTATGGACAACGACATCCCATTAATAGTATTCTCTATAATGGAAAAAGGTAACATTAAACGGGCTGTTTTAGGCGACAAAATTGGGACAGTTGTTAGGAGGAATGCATAA
- the frr gene encoding ribosome recycling factor, whose translation MNSVYEQAKEKMNKSITAFTRELASIRAGRANAKLLDRITVDYYGVPTPVNQLAGITTPEARLLVITPYDKSILGEIEKAILKSDIGITPTNDGNVIRLTIPPLTEERRKELVKVVKKEAEEAKVAIRNVRRDANDELKKLEKNGEMTEDELRGHVNDIQKLTDEFIAKVDNLAKEKEDEILSI comes from the coding sequence ATGAATAGTGTATATGAACAAGCGAAGGAAAAAATGAACAAGTCGATTACCGCTTTTACTAGAGAACTTGCATCGATTCGTGCAGGCAGAGCAAACGCAAAATTACTGGACCGGATTACTGTCGATTATTACGGGGTACCAACTCCGGTGAATCAGCTTGCAGGGATCACTACTCCGGAAGCGCGCCTTCTTGTAATCACACCCTATGACAAGTCCATTTTAGGGGAAATTGAAAAAGCCATTTTAAAATCGGATATTGGTATTACCCCTACAAATGATGGAAATGTAATCCGTTTAACAATTCCTCCTTTGACTGAGGAACGTCGTAAAGAGTTGGTGAAAGTCGTGAAAAAAGAAGCGGAAGAAGCAAAAGTGGCCATCCGGAATGTACGACGTGACGCAAATGATGAATTGAAAAAATTGGAGAAAAACGGGGAAATGACGGAAGACGAATTACGAGGACATGTGAATGATATCCAAAAACTAACAGATGAGTTCATTGCAAAAGTTGACAATTTAGCAAAAGAAAAAGAAGACGAAATCCTTTCAATTTAA
- a CDS encoding isoprenyl transferase has product MVFYNFFRKTKYAKKASKMDGKIEVIPSHIAIIMDGNGRWAKKRAMPRIAGHHEGMKTVRKIARVADDLGVKVLTLYAFSTENWKRPKTEVDYLMSLPEKFLDDFLPEIIERNICVQMIGEKEGLPEHTKKAINNAMEKTKNNTGLILNFALNYGSRAEIVKAMKKMMADVQEGKLSIDAITEETMNQYLMTSHLPEPDLLIRTSGEVRLSNFMLWQLAYTEFWFTDTLWPDFDEEDFMEAIYAYQRRNRRYGGLKGEEIN; this is encoded by the coding sequence ATGGTATTTTACAATTTTTTTAGGAAAACTAAATATGCAAAAAAAGCATCCAAAATGGATGGCAAAATTGAAGTGATCCCTTCCCATATTGCAATCATTATGGACGGCAATGGACGTTGGGCGAAGAAGCGGGCTATGCCACGTATCGCTGGTCATCATGAAGGGATGAAAACCGTTCGGAAAATTGCGCGCGTGGCAGATGATCTTGGAGTGAAAGTTTTAACGCTGTATGCTTTTTCAACGGAAAACTGGAAGCGTCCTAAAACAGAAGTGGATTATTTAATGAGCTTGCCAGAAAAATTTCTTGATGATTTTTTACCGGAAATCATAGAGCGAAATATCTGTGTTCAAATGATTGGCGAAAAGGAAGGTTTGCCGGAACATACAAAAAAAGCAATTAATAATGCGATGGAAAAAACAAAAAATAATACAGGACTTATTTTGAATTTTGCATTAAATTATGGCAGCCGCGCAGAGATTGTGAAAGCGATGAAAAAGATGATGGCGGATGTTCAGGAAGGAAAATTGTCCATTGATGCCATTACGGAAGAAACGATGAACCAATATTTGATGACATCCCATCTGCCGGAACCGGATCTTTTGATTCGCACGAGCGGGGAAGTACGATTAAGCAATTTTATGCTTTGGCAATTGGCTTATACAGAATTTTGGTTCACTGATACCCTCTGGCCGGATTTTGATGAAGAAGACTTTATGGAGGCGATTTATGCCTATCAGAGAAGAAATCGTCGGTATGGTGGATTGAAAGGAGAAGAAATTAATTGA
- a CDS encoding phosphatidate cytidylyltransferase, translating to MKQRIITGVVAAAFFIPFVIYGQLPFTLLVYAMATVAMFELLRMKKMSVFSIPGFVGFLTVYVLLMPDSWADKVHEVTSYSKLEFLVIAALLLLIHSVIVKNHFTFDEIGFVLLSALYIGIGFYYLIETRNAGLEFIIFALLIVWCTDSGAYFTGRKFGKNKLWPEISPNKTVEGFFGGILTAVVFACIMQMIYPFDKPWFILVLVTIVSSVFGQLGDLVESAIKRHYDVKDSGKILPGHGGILDRFDSLLFVLPLLNLLHFVS from the coding sequence TTGAAGCAACGGATTATTACGGGAGTTGTAGCAGCTGCATTTTTCATCCCGTTTGTCATCTATGGTCAACTCCCATTTACCCTATTAGTTTATGCAATGGCTACAGTAGCAATGTTTGAACTTCTTCGAATGAAAAAAATGTCTGTTTTTTCAATACCAGGATTCGTTGGTTTCTTGACCGTGTATGTTTTATTAATGCCGGATTCATGGGCGGATAAAGTTCATGAAGTCACTTCTTATAGCAAATTGGAATTTCTTGTCATTGCGGCCCTTTTGTTATTGATTCATTCTGTCATTGTAAAAAACCATTTTACTTTTGATGAGATTGGATTCGTACTTCTGTCCGCATTATATATCGGTATCGGCTTTTATTATTTGATTGAAACGAGAAACGCCGGGCTGGAGTTCATTATTTTTGCCCTGCTCATCGTTTGGTGCACCGATTCAGGGGCGTATTTTACCGGAAGAAAATTCGGGAAAAACAAATTATGGCCGGAAATTTCGCCAAATAAGACCGTTGAGGGGTTTTTCGGAGGAATACTCACGGCGGTTGTTTTCGCATGCATTATGCAAATGATTTACCCATTTGATAAACCTTGGTTTATACTAGTTCTTGTAACGATTGTAAGTTCTGTATTCGGACAATTGGGCGATTTGGTAGAATCCGCTATAAAAAGGCATTATGATGTGAAAGATTCAGGGAAGATTCTTCCGGGACATGGGGGAATACTGGATCGTTTTGACAGCTTATTGTTTGTATTACCATTACTTAACTTGTTGCATTTCGTCAGTTGA
- the dxr gene encoding 1-deoxy-D-xylulose-5-phosphate reductoisomerase: MKKISLLGATGSIGWQTCDILKNHPEEFQLVAFSAGKNIEKTREIIKTLNPELVSVQEEKDAHALKKEFPHIHFTYGDKGLIEVATHPESGVLVNAVLGSVGLPSTLAAIRMGKTIAIANKETLVTAGHLVMEEAKKYHAPILPVDSEHSAIFQSMNGENPKQIKRLILTASGGAFRDKTRDELKHVTVRDALNHPNWSMGAKITVDSATMMNKGLEVIEAHVLFDMPFEQIDVLLHKESIIHSMVEFHDTSVIAQLGTPDMRVPIQYALSYPDRLPLIGGKTLNLAEIGQLHFKAVDFDRFKALKLAYEAGRMGGTVLTAMNAANEAAVQLFLQEKIPFLEIEEIIERMMDSHNNILNPDLETILHVDRETRKKVLHMVQ; this comes from the coding sequence TTGAAAAAAATCAGTTTATTAGGCGCAACAGGTTCGATTGGATGGCAAACTTGTGATATTTTGAAAAATCATCCAGAAGAATTTCAACTTGTTGCTTTTTCTGCTGGAAAAAATATAGAAAAAACAAGGGAAATTATTAAAACATTGAATCCTGAACTGGTTTCTGTGCAAGAAGAAAAAGATGCACATGCATTAAAAAAAGAGTTTCCTCATATACATTTTACATACGGTGACAAAGGGTTGATAGAAGTGGCCACTCACCCGGAAAGCGGAGTATTGGTGAATGCGGTTTTGGGCAGTGTTGGACTGCCTTCCACATTGGCTGCCATCCGCATGGGCAAAACGATTGCGATTGCCAATAAAGAGACCCTTGTTACCGCTGGGCATCTGGTCATGGAAGAAGCGAAAAAGTATCATGCACCCATTTTGCCTGTTGACAGTGAGCATTCAGCCATATTCCAGTCGATGAATGGTGAAAATCCGAAACAAATCAAGCGGCTGATTTTGACAGCTTCCGGTGGTGCATTCAGAGATAAAACCCGCGATGAACTGAAACATGTGACAGTGAGGGATGCTTTGAATCATCCGAACTGGTCAATGGGCGCGAAAATAACGGTTGATTCGGCGACGATGATGAATAAGGGGCTGGAAGTGATTGAAGCCCATGTGTTATTTGATATGCCCTTTGAACAGATTGATGTGTTGCTTCATAAAGAAAGCATCATCCACTCGATGGTGGAGTTCCATGATACAAGCGTCATTGCCCAATTGGGAACCCCGGATATGCGTGTGCCGATTCAATACGCATTAAGCTATCCGGACCGATTGCCTCTGATTGGCGGGAAGACGTTAAATCTGGCGGAAATCGGACAGCTGCATTTCAAAGCAGTGGATTTTGACCGGTTTAAAGCGTTAAAACTTGCTTATGAAGCAGGTCGAATGGGCGGAACGGTATTAACGGCAATGAATGCAGCCAATGAAGCGGCAGTGCAACTGTTTTTACAGGAAAAGATCCCATTCTTGGAAATTGAGGAAATTATCGAACGCATGATGGACAGCCATAACAATATTCTAAACCCGGATTTGGAAACGATTTTGCATGTGGATAGGGAAACAAGAAAAAAAGTGCTTCATATGGTACAATAA
- the rseP gene encoding RIP metalloprotease RseP, whose protein sequence is MQTILAFILVFGLIVFFHEFGHFIFAKRAGILVREFAIGMGPKLFGMKKGETLYTIRLLPLGGYVRMAGEDFDQIELQPGYRVGLILNDEEKVEKIYLNQSVRHPNVLFMEVERADLNKKLWIEGYDEEERLVRFDIARNAIIVENGEETLIAPYDRTFEAKSLWHRTLTIFAGPLFNFILAFAIFIFLGIFQGVPTNEPIITEVVDDSPAAEAGMEAGDYVKSINGTPVKKWDELTDFVKENPGKELSFIVERDGQQVELSVVPETVKMENGEKVGQIGVMYQSPLVKNPIKAIGYGFQQTWEYTLLILQALVYLIAGNFTLDDLAGPVGIYQYTGEVAKHGFFTLMYWTAALSINLGIMNLLPLPALDGGRLMFFGIEALRGKPVDRKKEGMVHLVGIVLLMILMIAVTWNDIQRLFFQ, encoded by the coding sequence ATGCAAACAATATTAGCATTTATCCTCGTATTTGGATTAATCGTTTTCTTTCATGAATTTGGGCATTTTATCTTTGCGAAACGTGCAGGCATATTAGTGCGGGAATTCGCCATTGGTATGGGACCTAAGCTTTTTGGCATGAAAAAAGGGGAAACGTTATATACGATCCGATTATTGCCTTTGGGCGGCTATGTCCGGATGGCCGGTGAGGATTTCGATCAAATTGAGCTGCAACCTGGTTATCGGGTAGGTCTCATATTAAATGATGAAGAAAAGGTCGAGAAGATTTATTTAAATCAAAGTGTCCGACATCCGAATGTGTTATTTATGGAAGTGGAGCGGGCAGATTTAAATAAAAAATTATGGATTGAAGGTTACGATGAAGAAGAGCGTTTAGTCCGTTTCGACATTGCCCGGAATGCAATCATTGTTGAAAATGGGGAAGAAACGTTAATTGCACCATATGATCGGACTTTTGAAGCAAAATCGTTATGGCACCGTACACTTACAATCTTTGCGGGACCGTTGTTTAACTTTATTTTGGCTTTTGCCATTTTTATATTCCTCGGTATATTCCAAGGAGTGCCAACGAATGAACCGATTATTACGGAAGTGGTCGATGACAGCCCAGCCGCTGAAGCAGGGATGGAAGCAGGGGACTATGTAAAATCCATTAATGGAACACCGGTTAAAAAATGGGATGAATTGACCGATTTTGTAAAAGAGAATCCTGGAAAAGAGCTTTCATTCATTGTTGAACGGGACGGACAGCAAGTGGAACTATCCGTCGTCCCTGAAACAGTGAAAATGGAAAACGGTGAAAAAGTTGGACAAATTGGTGTCATGTACCAAAGTCCGCTTGTGAAAAATCCAATCAAAGCCATTGGCTATGGTTTTCAACAAACGTGGGAATACACCCTTTTAATTCTACAGGCGCTGGTGTATTTAATTGCAGGGAACTTTACCCTTGATGACTTGGCCGGTCCTGTCGGCATTTACCAATACACCGGGGAAGTGGCAAAACACGGCTTCTTCACCCTTATGTACTGGACAGCGGCATTGAGCATCAACTTGGGAATCATGAACTTGCTTCCGCTTCCAGCCTTGGACGGTGGCCGCTTAATGTTCTTCGGCATTGAGGCATTGAGAGGAAAACCTGTCGATCGCAAAAAAGAAGGCATGGTTCATTTGGTGGGAATCGTGCTCTTAATGATATTAATGATTGCTGTCACATGGAACGACATTCAACGATTGTTTTTCCAATAA
- a CDS encoding proline--tRNA ligase, with the protein MKQSVTLIPTMREVPQNVHTKSCQMLLRAGYIRQHSKGTYSYLPLAKRVLKKIETIIREEMENKEAIEIELPSIQSVDLWKQSGRLHFFDEELIHFQDRNKQEFVIGQSMDVMTSIVRDEIKTYKKLPITFYQLQKRIRREKELRFDLFHAQEPLMLEAYSFHDSDESLNHTVEEMIGTFERIFSYLGLNIQMVEADPGPFGNESYEFVIFSDIGQEIIACSDQSNYAVNAEIAKVSTEYERSTEEMKPLEKLATPNVQTIQELCDVLQVEPSQCIKSLVLNVDGDITVALVRGDHQLNLRKIAKVLNTTNVQFAGEEEIKKHIGCSKGSIGPLKLPIDIKVIADNGIKSVVNAVTGANEDGYHYINVNPDRDFAINLYEDIRFIEEGDPSPDGQGSIQLKKGIKLGRIMKLGNRYMENMQATIAGDEGKQIPLQMASYELELTRIFAALAEQCQDDRGFIWPKHLSPYDLHLMAINVNDEAQLNLVEQLYNILTTYRYDVLYDDRDERAGAKFADSDLIGLPIRITIGNKALTGMVEVKNRKTGETIECVKEELIDRLNEFFRTQ; encoded by the coding sequence ATGAAGCAAAGTGTAACGTTGATCCCAACGATGCGGGAAGTGCCACAAAATGTTCATACGAAATCTTGTCAAATGTTGCTGCGTGCAGGATACATACGTCAACATTCAAAAGGCACCTATTCCTATTTGCCATTGGCGAAGAGGGTATTAAAAAAGATTGAAACAATCATCCGGGAAGAAATGGAGAATAAGGAAGCGATTGAAATTGAATTGCCTTCCATCCAATCGGTTGATTTGTGGAAGCAGTCAGGGAGACTGCATTTTTTCGATGAAGAATTGATACATTTCCAAGATCGGAACAAACAGGAATTTGTCATCGGACAAAGTATGGATGTAATGACTTCCATTGTGCGGGATGAAATAAAAACCTATAAAAAATTGCCGATCACCTTTTACCAATTGCAGAAAAGAATTCGGAGAGAAAAGGAATTGCGCTTTGATTTATTCCATGCGCAAGAGCCTTTAATGTTGGAAGCTTATTCTTTCCACGACAGCGACGAAAGTTTAAATCACACGGTTGAAGAAATGATTGGAACATTTGAACGGATTTTTTCTTATTTGGGATTAAATATTCAAATGGTGGAAGCGGATCCGGGGCCTTTCGGAAATGAATCTTACGAGTTTGTCATTTTCTCGGATATCGGACAAGAAATCATTGCTTGTTCAGATCAATCGAATTATGCCGTCAATGCGGAAATCGCAAAAGTATCTACCGAATATGAACGCTCCACTGAAGAAATGAAGCCGCTTGAAAAGTTGGCTACGCCGAATGTCCAGACGATTCAGGAATTATGTGATGTTTTGCAAGTGGAACCAAGTCAATGCATAAAATCACTTGTATTAAACGTCGACGGGGATATCACCGTTGCTTTAGTCCGCGGAGACCACCAGCTGAATTTAAGGAAAATAGCCAAAGTTTTGAATACAACGAATGTACAATTTGCCGGTGAAGAAGAAATCAAAAAACACATAGGCTGCTCCAAAGGATCAATCGGCCCGTTAAAACTGCCTATCGATATCAAAGTGATCGCGGATAATGGAATCAAATCCGTTGTAAACGCTGTCACTGGCGCCAATGAAGACGGCTATCATTATATCAATGTGAATCCGGATCGTGACTTTGCCATCAATCTGTACGAAGATATCCGATTTATCGAAGAGGGAGACCCTTCCCCTGATGGACAAGGAAGCATTCAGTTGAAGAAGGGGATTAAGCTCGGCCGTATAATGAAATTAGGAAATCGGTATATGGAAAATATGCAGGCAACCATCGCCGGCGATGAGGGGAAACAAATTCCATTGCAAATGGCAAGTTACGAACTGGAATTGACCCGGATTTTTGCCGCACTGGCGGAACAATGCCAGGATGATAGAGGATTTATATGGCCGAAACATCTGTCACCTTATGATTTGCATCTGATGGCGATCAATGTTAATGATGAAGCACAATTGAACCTTGTAGAGCAGCTGTACAATATTTTAACCACTTACCGATATGATGTTTTATACGATGACCGGGACGAACGGGCAGGTGCAAAGTTTGCGGACAGCGATTTGATTGGTTTGCCGATACGGATCACCATTGGGAATAAGGCGTTAACAGGAATGGTGGAAGTAAAAAATCGGAAAACGGGCGAAACAATCGAATGCGTAAAAGAAGAGTTAATCGACCGTTTAAATGAATTTTTTCGAACACAATAA